The following proteins are co-located in the Bubalus bubalis isolate 160015118507 breed Murrah chromosome 23, NDDB_SH_1, whole genome shotgun sequence genome:
- the ZDHHC6 gene encoding palmitoyltransferase ZDHHC6 isoform X2 translates to MGTFCSVVKFENLQELKRLCHWGPIIALGVIAICSTMAMIDSVLWYWPLHTTGGSVNFIMLINWTVMILYNYFNAMFVGPGFVPLGWKPENSQDSVYLQYCKVCQAYKAPRSHHCRKCNRCVMKMDHHCPWINNCCGYQNHASFTLFLLLAPLGCIHAAFIFVMTMYTQLYNRMKIILRNKTSIESWIEEKAKDRIQYYQLDEVFVFPYDMGSRWKNFKQVFTWSGVPEGDGLDWPIREGCHPYSLTIEQLKQKADKRVRSVRYKVIEDYSGTCCPLNRGIKTFFTSPCTEEPRIRLQKGEFILATRGLRYWLYGDKILDDSVLEGVSRIRGWFPRNCVEKCPCDAETDQAPEGEKKNR, encoded by the exons ATGGGTACATTCTGCTCAGTTGTCAAGTTTGAAAATCTCCAAGAATTAAAGAGACTTTGTCACTGGGGTCCCATTATAGCCCTTGGTGTTATAGCAATATGTTCTACCATGGCCATGATTGACTCTGTGTTGTGGTATTGGCCCTTACATACCACTGGAGGAAGCGTGAATTTCATCATGTTGATTAACTGGACTGTCATGATTCTTTATAATTACTTCAATGCCATGTTTGTTGGTCCTGGCTTCGTCCCTCTGGGGTGGAAACCG GAAAATTCTCAGGATAGTGTGTAcctccaatattgtaaagtctgCCAAGCATACAAGGCACCACGGTCACATCACTGCAGAAAGTGTAACAG ATGTGTGATGAAGATGGACCATCACTGCCCTTGGATCAACAACTGCTGCGGCTATCAGAATCATGCTTCCTTCACGCTGTTCCTCCTTTTAGCACCACTGGGCTGTATTCACGCTGCCTTTATTTTTGTTATGACAATGTATACGCAGCTTTATAATCGG ATGAAAATAATTCTCAGAAACAAAACTTCTATTGAATCATGGATTGAAGAGAAG GCTAAAGATCGAATTCAGTATTATCAACTAGATGAagtctttgtttttccttatgaTATGGGAAGTAGATGGAAGAACTTCAAACAAGTATTCACATGGTCAGGGGTCCCTGAAGGAGATGGACTGGATTGGCCAATAAGAGAAGGCTGTCACCCGTACAGCTTAACA ATAGAACAGTTGAAACAAAAAGCAGATAAAAGAGTCAGAAGT GTCCGGTATAAAGTGATAGAAGATTATAGTGGTACCTGCTGTCCTTTGAATAGAGGAATCAAAACATTCTTCACGAGCCCCTGCACTGAAGAGCCTCGGATAAGGCTACAGAAAGGGGAGTTCATCTTAGCTACAAGAGGGTTACG atacTGGTTGTATGGAGACAAAATTCTTGATGATTCCGTTTTAGAAG GTGTTTCAAGAATAAGAGGATGGTTCCCTAGAAACTGTGTAGAAAAGTGCCCCTGTGACGCCGAAACAGATCAAGCCCCAGAGGGCGAGAAGAAAAATAGATAG
- the ZDHHC6 gene encoding palmitoyltransferase ZDHHC6 isoform X1, with product MGTFCSVVKFENLQELKRLCHWGPIIALGVIAICSTMAMIDSVLWYWPLHTTGGSVNFIMLINWTVMILYNYFNAMFVGPGFVPLGWKPENSQDSVYLQYCKVCQAYKAPRSHHCRKCNRCVMKMDHHCPWINNCCGYQNHASFTLFLLLAPLGCIHAAFIFVMTMYTQLYNRLSFGWNTVKIDMSAARRDPLPIIPFGLAAFAATLFALGLALGTTIAVGMLFFIQMKIILRNKTSIESWIEEKAKDRIQYYQLDEVFVFPYDMGSRWKNFKQVFTWSGVPEGDGLDWPIREGCHPYSLTIEQLKQKADKRVRSVRYKVIEDYSGTCCPLNRGIKTFFTSPCTEEPRIRLQKGEFILATRGLRYWLYGDKILDDSVLEGVSRIRGWFPRNCVEKCPCDAETDQAPEGEKKNR from the exons ATGGGTACATTCTGCTCAGTTGTCAAGTTTGAAAATCTCCAAGAATTAAAGAGACTTTGTCACTGGGGTCCCATTATAGCCCTTGGTGTTATAGCAATATGTTCTACCATGGCCATGATTGACTCTGTGTTGTGGTATTGGCCCTTACATACCACTGGAGGAAGCGTGAATTTCATCATGTTGATTAACTGGACTGTCATGATTCTTTATAATTACTTCAATGCCATGTTTGTTGGTCCTGGCTTCGTCCCTCTGGGGTGGAAACCG GAAAATTCTCAGGATAGTGTGTAcctccaatattgtaaagtctgCCAAGCATACAAGGCACCACGGTCACATCACTGCAGAAAGTGTAACAG ATGTGTGATGAAGATGGACCATCACTGCCCTTGGATCAACAACTGCTGCGGCTATCAGAATCATGCTTCCTTCACGCTGTTCCTCCTTTTAGCACCACTGGGCTGTATTCACGCTGCCTTTATTTTTGTTATGACAATGTATACGCAGCTTTATAATCGG CTCTCCTTTGGGTGGAACACGGTCAAGATTGATATGAGTGCAGCCCGGAGAGACCCTCTTCCGATTATTCCTTTTGGATTAGCTGCATTTGCTGCCACCTTGTTTGCCTTGGGATTAGCTTTAGGAACAACCATAGCTGTTGGGATGTTGTTTTTTATCCAG ATGAAAATAATTCTCAGAAACAAAACTTCTATTGAATCATGGATTGAAGAGAAG GCTAAAGATCGAATTCAGTATTATCAACTAGATGAagtctttgtttttccttatgaTATGGGAAGTAGATGGAAGAACTTCAAACAAGTATTCACATGGTCAGGGGTCCCTGAAGGAGATGGACTGGATTGGCCAATAAGAGAAGGCTGTCACCCGTACAGCTTAACA ATAGAACAGTTGAAACAAAAAGCAGATAAAAGAGTCAGAAGT GTCCGGTATAAAGTGATAGAAGATTATAGTGGTACCTGCTGTCCTTTGAATAGAGGAATCAAAACATTCTTCACGAGCCCCTGCACTGAAGAGCCTCGGATAAGGCTACAGAAAGGGGAGTTCATCTTAGCTACAAGAGGGTTACG atacTGGTTGTATGGAGACAAAATTCTTGATGATTCCGTTTTAGAAG GTGTTTCAAGAATAAGAGGATGGTTCCCTAGAAACTGTGTAGAAAAGTGCCCCTGTGACGCCGAAACAGATCAAGCCCCAGAGGGCGAGAAGAAAAATAGATAG
- the ZDHHC6 gene encoding palmitoyltransferase ZDHHC6 isoform X3: MPCLLVLASSLWGGNRKILRIVCTSNIVKSAKHTRHHGHITAESVTAPLGCIHAAFIFVMTMYTQLYNRLSFGWNTVKIDMSAARRDPLPIIPFGLAAFAATLFALGLALGTTIAVGMLFFIQMKIILRNKTSIESWIEEKAKDRIQYYQLDEVFVFPYDMGSRWKNFKQVFTWSGVPEGDGLDWPIREGCHPYSLTIEQLKQKADKRVRSVRYKVIEDYSGTCCPLNRGIKTFFTSPCTEEPRIRLQKGEFILATRGLRYWLYGDKILDDSVLEGVSRIRGWFPRNCVEKCPCDAETDQAPEGEKKNR; this comes from the exons ATGCCATGTTTGTTGGTCCTGGCTTCGTCCCTCTGGGGTGGAAACCG GAAAATTCTCAGGATAGTGTGTAcctccaatattgtaaagtctgCCAAGCATACAAGGCACCACGGTCACATCACTGCAGAAAGTGTAACAG CACCACTGGGCTGTATTCACGCTGCCTTTATTTTTGTTATGACAATGTATACGCAGCTTTATAATCGG CTCTCCTTTGGGTGGAACACGGTCAAGATTGATATGAGTGCAGCCCGGAGAGACCCTCTTCCGATTATTCCTTTTGGATTAGCTGCATTTGCTGCCACCTTGTTTGCCTTGGGATTAGCTTTAGGAACAACCATAGCTGTTGGGATGTTGTTTTTTATCCAG ATGAAAATAATTCTCAGAAACAAAACTTCTATTGAATCATGGATTGAAGAGAAG GCTAAAGATCGAATTCAGTATTATCAACTAGATGAagtctttgtttttccttatgaTATGGGAAGTAGATGGAAGAACTTCAAACAAGTATTCACATGGTCAGGGGTCCCTGAAGGAGATGGACTGGATTGGCCAATAAGAGAAGGCTGTCACCCGTACAGCTTAACA ATAGAACAGTTGAAACAAAAAGCAGATAAAAGAGTCAGAAGT GTCCGGTATAAAGTGATAGAAGATTATAGTGGTACCTGCTGTCCTTTGAATAGAGGAATCAAAACATTCTTCACGAGCCCCTGCACTGAAGAGCCTCGGATAAGGCTACAGAAAGGGGAGTTCATCTTAGCTACAAGAGGGTTACG atacTGGTTGTATGGAGACAAAATTCTTGATGATTCCGTTTTAGAAG GTGTTTCAAGAATAAGAGGATGGTTCCCTAGAAACTGTGTAGAAAAGTGCCCCTGTGACGCCGAAACAGATCAAGCCCCAGAGGGCGAGAAGAAAAATAGATAG